From a region of the Rhodothermus profundi genome:
- a CDS encoding adenosylcobalamin-dependent ribonucleoside-diphosphate reductase, whose amino-acid sequence MAVEGLPDLGTHFHEPVSWHVWNAKYRYREGAVVRDQTIEDTWRRVARALAAAEPERERWAQRFYQVLYGFKLLPGGRILAGAGTRHRVTLFNCFVMGLIEDSLDGIFDSLKEGALTMQQGGGVGYDFSTLRPAGTRARTTGTIASGPVSFMHIWDAMCATLLSTGARRGAMMATLRCDHPDIETFITAKHQPGALTHFNLSVQVFDAFMEAVQRDADWPLVFPAATLEDEGMGDRPILYRRWTGAARPVPCRVLRLVKARALWEQMLRATYDYAEPGVLFIDTINRMNNLAYREHITATNPCGEQPLPPYGACDLGSINLTRFVRAPFTPEADLDWEGIRETVAVAVRLLDNVIDVSGFPLPAQAEQARGTRRIGLGITGLADTLIMLGLHYASDEARRLAARIMRTICYTAYRTSIALAREKGPFPFFERARYLESPFIQSLPEDIRKGIATYGIRNSHLLSIAPTGTISLLANNVSSGIEPVFAYRYTRYILDMNGRRQAYTLTDYALRLWQRLHGNSEMLPEAFVDAQHLDPYDHLKMQAALQPYVDGAISKTVNVPADTPFQAFRQLYDWAYAHGLKGCTTYRPSPVRGAVLEAINAGVAESTHCCSIEREAD is encoded by the coding sequence ATGGCGGTGGAAGGGCTACCAGACCTGGGAACGCATTTTCATGAACCGGTCTCCTGGCACGTCTGGAATGCAAAGTACCGCTACCGCGAAGGAGCCGTCGTGCGGGATCAAACCATTGAAGATACCTGGCGCCGGGTAGCCCGGGCCCTGGCTGCGGCTGAACCCGAACGAGAACGCTGGGCGCAGCGCTTCTATCAGGTGCTCTATGGCTTCAAGTTGTTGCCGGGCGGACGTATTCTGGCGGGCGCCGGCACCCGCCACCGCGTGACGCTTTTCAACTGCTTTGTTATGGGGCTTATTGAAGACTCGCTCGACGGCATCTTCGATAGCCTGAAAGAAGGCGCCCTGACCATGCAACAGGGCGGAGGAGTTGGCTACGACTTCTCAACGTTGCGGCCAGCCGGAACGCGCGCGCGCACCACGGGCACTATTGCCTCGGGTCCCGTTTCGTTCATGCATATCTGGGACGCTATGTGCGCCACGCTACTATCGACAGGGGCCCGCCGGGGCGCTATGATGGCGACGCTGCGATGCGATCATCCCGACATCGAGACGTTTATCACTGCAAAACACCAGCCGGGCGCGCTCACGCACTTTAATCTGTCGGTGCAGGTCTTCGATGCCTTCATGGAAGCCGTGCAGCGCGACGCCGACTGGCCGCTGGTTTTTCCGGCTGCTACGCTGGAAGACGAAGGCATGGGAGACCGACCGATCCTTTACCGACGCTGGACCGGCGCCGCCCGGCCCGTTCCCTGCCGCGTGCTCCGCCTTGTGAAGGCACGGGCGCTCTGGGAGCAGATGCTGCGCGCCACGTACGACTACGCTGAGCCTGGCGTGCTTTTTATCGATACGATCAATCGGATGAACAATCTTGCCTATCGCGAACATATTACCGCCACGAATCCCTGCGGCGAGCAGCCGTTGCCCCCCTATGGCGCTTGCGATCTGGGTTCGATCAACCTGACGCGCTTTGTGCGGGCGCCGTTTACACCGGAAGCCGATCTTGACTGGGAAGGGATCCGGGAGACTGTCGCTGTGGCCGTGCGCCTGCTCGACAACGTGATTGATGTGTCGGGTTTTCCGCTGCCGGCGCAGGCCGAGCAGGCCCGGGGCACGCGACGTATCGGCCTGGGCATCACAGGACTGGCCGACACGCTGATCATGCTGGGCCTGCACTACGCCTCGGACGAAGCCCGGCGGCTGGCTGCCCGCATTATGCGGACGATCTGCTACACGGCCTATCGCACTTCCATTGCCCTGGCTCGCGAAAAGGGGCCGTTTCCCTTTTTTGAGCGGGCGCGCTATCTGGAAAGTCCCTTCATCCAGTCGCTGCCGGAAGACATTCGCAAAGGCATTGCTACCTACGGCATTCGAAACAGCCATCTACTTTCCATTGCGCCCACGGGCACGATCAGTTTGCTGGCCAATAATGTGTCCAGTGGCATTGAACCCGTTTTCGCCTATCGCTACACGCGCTACATTCTGGATATGAATGGCCGCCGACAGGCGTACACCCTGACCGACTACGCACTGCGGCTATGGCAACGACTGCACGGCAACAGCGAGATGCTGCCTGAAGCGTTTGTCGACGCGCAGCATCTGGACCCGTACGATCATCTAAAAATGCAGGCTGCCCTGCAGCCGTATGTGGACGGAGCCATTTCAAAAACCGTGAATGTGCCGGCCGACACGCCGTTTCAGGCGTTTCGTCAGCTCTACGACTGGGCCTATGCGCATGGCCTGAAAGGGTGCACGACCTACCGGCCCAGTCCGGTGCGCGGTGCTGTACTGGAGGCCATCAATGCCGGCGTGGCTGAAAGCACACACTGCTGCAGCATTGAGCGAGAAGCTGACTGA
- a CDS encoding dihydrofolate reductase, translating to MHRSDKATALRRPEIVLIAALAEKNRVIGREGRLPWHLPEDLRRFKQLTMGHPLLMGRKTFESLLEQFGGPLPGRRHLVLSRTRTYPDLAGVEVYPSVEAALAAAGAVPRLFIAGGANVYAQFLPRADRLELTLVEGDYEGDTFFPPYESLIGPIFEEVAVEQHPGFRFVTYRRRPDVPVP from the coding sequence ATGCATCGGTCGGATAAAGCGACAGCACTCAGACGACCAGAAATTGTGCTCATTGCCGCCCTGGCCGAAAAGAATCGGGTCATTGGACGAGAGGGGCGGCTGCCCTGGCATCTGCCGGAAGACCTGCGGCGCTTCAAGCAACTGACCATGGGGCATCCACTGCTCATGGGACGGAAGACCTTTGAGTCGCTGCTGGAACAGTTCGGGGGACCGCTGCCTGGCCGGCGCCATCTGGTGCTTTCCCGAACCCGTACCTATCCGGATCTGGCAGGTGTAGAGGTCTATCCCAGCGTGGAGGCAGCGCTGGCTGCGGCCGGTGCAGTGCCCCGTCTGTTCATCGCTGGTGGGGCCAACGTATATGCCCAGTTTCTGCCGCGTGCAGACCGACTGGAGCTGACGCTGGTGGAAGGAGACTACGAGGGCGACACTTTCTTTCCTCCCTATGAATCGCTCATCGGTCCTATCTTCGAAGAAGTGGCCGTTGAGCAGCATCCAGGCTTTCGGTTTGTGACCTATCGGCGTCGGCCCGACGTGCCGGTACCGTAA
- a CDS encoding thymidylate synthase, whose translation MRPYHEFLRHILQHGIRREDRTGVGTISVFGYQMRFDLQAGFPLVTTKKIHLKSVVHELLWFLRGETNLAYLHAHGVTIWDEWATEEGELGPIYGKQWRRWRAPDGREIDQIAEVVRAIRERPWSRRHVVSAWNVADLPDERCSPQENVRQGRMALAPCHVLFQFYVAEGKLSCLVFQRSADAFLGVPFNIASYSLLTHMIAQQTDLEVGELIWTGGDCHIYLNHLEQVNELLSREPYPLPQLVIRRKPPSIFDYRMEDFEFVNYRYHPPIKAPIAV comes from the coding sequence ATGCGACCGTATCACGAATTTCTGCGCCATATCCTGCAGCACGGTATTCGACGGGAAGACCGCACCGGCGTCGGCACGATCAGCGTGTTTGGCTACCAGATGCGGTTCGACCTGCAGGCGGGTTTTCCGCTGGTCACGACGAAAAAGATCCATCTCAAGAGCGTGGTGCACGAACTGCTGTGGTTTCTCCGAGGGGAGACAAACCTGGCGTATTTGCACGCGCACGGCGTGACAATCTGGGACGAGTGGGCAACGGAAGAGGGCGAACTGGGACCCATCTACGGCAAGCAGTGGCGTCGGTGGCGCGCACCGGATGGACGTGAGATTGATCAGATCGCCGAAGTCGTGCGCGCAATCCGAGAACGACCCTGGTCGCGGCGGCACGTGGTGAGCGCCTGGAACGTGGCAGATTTGCCTGACGAGCGATGCTCCCCCCAGGAAAACGTACGCCAGGGACGAATGGCCCTGGCACCCTGCCACGTACTCTTTCAATTTTACGTGGCAGAAGGGAAGCTTTCCTGCCTGGTTTTTCAGCGCTCAGCCGATGCGTTCCTGGGCGTACCCTTTAACATTGCTTCCTACAGCCTGCTCACCCACATGATAGCGCAGCAGACCGACCTGGAGGTAGGGGAGCTGATCTGGACAGGAGGCGACTGTCATATTTATCTGAATCATCTGGAGCAGGTAAATGAGCTGCTTTCTCGCGAGCCCTATCCGTTGCCTCAGTTAGTAATCCGGCGAAAGCCTCCGTCGATCTTCGACTATCGCATGGAAGACTTCGAATTTGTGAACTACCGGTATCATCCGCCGATCAAGGCGCCGATTGCTGTGTGA
- the apaG gene encoding Co2+/Mg2+ efflux protein ApaG, producing MVPYAATTRGVTVTVRPVYLDEPSDFFEKRFVFAYFISIENHTDEPVQLLRRYWRIEEAGGLVREVEGAGVIGQQPVIKPGHAHIYSSYCILSSLSGTMEGHYLMRWPDGRRFRVTIPRFDLRVAAN from the coding sequence ATGGTTCCTTACGCAGCAACGACGCGGGGGGTAACGGTCACCGTACGGCCGGTCTATCTGGACGAACCATCCGATTTCTTTGAGAAGCGGTTCGTTTTTGCCTATTTCATCAGCATTGAGAACCATACAGACGAGCCCGTACAGCTTTTGCGGCGCTACTGGCGCATTGAAGAAGCGGGCGGCCTGGTGCGCGAAGTGGAAGGGGCAGGGGTAATCGGCCAGCAGCCTGTCATCAAGCCTGGCCACGCGCACATCTACAGCAGCTACTGCATTCTCTCGTCACTCAGTGGCACTATGGAGGGGCATTACCTGATGCGGTGGCCCGACGGACGCCGCTTCCGGGTTACGATCCCGCGCTTTGATCTGCGTGTGGCGGCCAACTGA
- a CDS encoding 2-oxoacid:acceptor oxidoreductase subunit alpha, whose product MAVFEKPVEVLPEATVLFAGDSGDGMQLTGMQFARATALARNDLATLPDFPAEIRAPAGTTYGVSGYQLHFGSVPIRTPGDAVDMLVAMNPAALKVHLPRVRRGGTLLINVNAFDRRGLELARYETNPLEDGSLEGYQVIPIELTRLTREALADSGLDKKEIDRCKNMFALGLVLWLYSRPLGPVEQWLAQKFANRPAIRDANLKVLHKGYHYGETHELFAVRYEVRPARLPPGLYRAIRGVEALALGLIAASHQSGLPLFYGSYPITPASDLLHELSRHKNFGVMTFQAEDEIAAVGAALGASFGGALGVTATSGPGLALKAETLGLAVMTELPLVVIDLQRGGPSTGLPTKTEQSDLLFALYGRHGEAPLPVLAASSPGDCFYAAYEACRIAVRYMTPVILLADGYLANGAEPWRVPDVASLPSFEVRFATEPNFHQNGDARFLPYLRDPETLARSWARPGTPGLEHRIGGLEKEDETGNVSYDPLNHQRMVKLRAAKVARVAREIPPTEIFGDPEGDVLLIGWGSTRGAIEAAVEHLRRRGLRVGSVHLRYLNPLPPDLPEIFDRYHHLVVPELNNGQLVRVLRDVHLRPFVPLNKIQGLPFQAREIEAFVTDLVQA is encoded by the coding sequence ATGGCCGTCTTTGAAAAACCCGTGGAGGTCCTCCCTGAGGCGACCGTGCTCTTTGCCGGCGACTCAGGAGACGGCATGCAGCTAACCGGGATGCAGTTTGCCCGGGCTACGGCCCTGGCCCGTAACGATCTGGCTACGCTTCCCGACTTCCCTGCCGAAATCCGTGCACCGGCCGGTACCACGTACGGAGTCAGTGGCTATCAGCTCCACTTTGGTTCGGTTCCCATACGCACGCCGGGAGACGCTGTTGACATGCTGGTGGCCATGAACCCGGCGGCACTGAAAGTTCATCTGCCGCGCGTGCGCCGGGGCGGGACCCTGCTCATCAACGTAAACGCCTTTGATCGACGTGGGCTGGAGCTGGCCCGGTATGAGACCAATCCGCTGGAAGATGGCTCGCTGGAAGGGTACCAGGTGATTCCCATCGAACTGACGCGCCTGACGCGTGAAGCGCTGGCCGACAGCGGGTTGGATAAAAAGGAGATCGACCGCTGCAAGAACATGTTTGCGCTGGGGCTGGTGCTCTGGCTTTACTCCCGCCCGCTGGGGCCGGTCGAGCAATGGCTGGCCCAGAAGTTTGCCAACCGACCGGCTATTCGGGATGCCAACCTGAAAGTGCTGCACAAAGGCTACCACTACGGCGAAACGCACGAGCTGTTTGCCGTCCGCTACGAAGTGCGGCCAGCGCGCCTGCCCCCCGGTCTGTACCGGGCCATCCGTGGCGTCGAAGCGTTGGCGCTGGGCCTGATCGCTGCCAGCCACCAGAGTGGCCTGCCATTGTTTTACGGCTCCTATCCGATCACGCCTGCGTCGGACCTGCTGCATGAGCTGAGCCGTCACAAGAACTTCGGGGTAATGACCTTCCAGGCCGAAGATGAGATTGCTGCTGTGGGCGCCGCTCTGGGAGCTAGCTTCGGAGGAGCCTTAGGGGTAACGGCCACCAGTGGCCCGGGACTGGCGCTCAAGGCAGAAACGCTTGGCCTGGCAGTAATGACAGAGCTGCCGCTGGTCGTAATCGACCTGCAACGCGGGGGTCCTTCCACAGGCCTGCCAACCAAGACCGAGCAGAGCGATCTGCTTTTTGCCCTCTACGGTCGCCATGGCGAAGCTCCACTACCTGTGCTGGCGGCCAGCTCACCGGGCGATTGCTTCTACGCCGCCTACGAAGCCTGCCGCATCGCCGTTCGCTACATGACCCCGGTAATTCTGCTGGCCGACGGCTACCTGGCCAACGGAGCGGAACCCTGGCGCGTGCCTGACGTGGCCTCGCTGCCCTCCTTTGAAGTGCGCTTTGCTACGGAGCCTAACTTCCACCAGAACGGCGACGCACGCTTTCTGCCCTATCTGCGAGACCCTGAGACGCTGGCGCGGTCATGGGCGCGTCCGGGCACGCCCGGGCTGGAACACCGCATCGGCGGTCTTGAAAAAGAGGATGAAACAGGCAATGTCTCTTACGATCCCCTCAATCATCAACGCATGGTAAAGCTGCGGGCCGCCAAGGTAGCTCGCGTTGCTCGCGAAATCCCCCCCACAGAAATCTTTGGCGATCCAGAAGGGGATGTGCTGCTTATCGGGTGGGGTTCGACGCGCGGCGCCATTGAAGCGGCTGTCGAACACCTGCGCCGTCGCGGACTGCGCGTCGGAAGCGTGCACTTGCGCTACCTGAACCCGCTTCCCCCTGACCTGCCCGAAATTTTCGACCGCTACCACCATCTGGTGGTGCCGGAGCTAAATAATGGGCAACTGGTGCGCGTGCTACGCGACGTGCATCTGCGCCCCTTCGTGCCGCTTAACAAAATCCAGGGTCTTCCTTTCCAGGCCCGGGAAATTGAAGCGTTCGTCACCGACCTGGTGCAGGCCTAA
- a CDS encoding 2-oxoacid:ferredoxin oxidoreductase subunit beta: MPPTARPTGDGKPRLTRKDFASDQDVRWCPGCGDYAILATVQRLLPDLNVPRENIVFISGIGCSSRFPYYMNTYGMHSIHGRAPAIATGLKASRPELDVWIITGDGDALSIGGNHLIHILRRNLNVQILLFNNQIYGLTKGQYSPTSEEGKVTKSSPYGSIDHPFNPVALALGADATFVARSMDRDTKHLQAILRRAHDHRGAAFVEIYQNCNIFNDGAFFQFTERDTKPHRALFLEHGQPLIFDEGRKGIRLDGFQPEVIDLTDDRWSVNDCLVYDETNRELAHIMARIFFRPDLPQPFGVFYREERPTYEDLLHQQIKEVTARKGKGDLQALLQSGDTWVIEPEPAEESA; encoded by the coding sequence ATGCCGCCGACTGCCCGCCCGACAGGCGACGGCAAGCCACGCCTGACGCGCAAGGACTTCGCTTCAGACCAGGACGTGCGCTGGTGCCCGGGATGCGGCGACTACGCTATTCTGGCTACTGTCCAACGCCTGCTACCTGATCTAAACGTGCCACGCGAAAACATCGTGTTCATTAGTGGCATCGGCTGTTCCAGCCGCTTCCCCTACTACATGAACACCTACGGTATGCATTCCATTCACGGCCGAGCACCGGCCATCGCCACTGGCCTGAAAGCCAGCCGGCCTGAGCTGGACGTATGGATCATCACAGGCGACGGCGATGCCCTCTCCATCGGAGGAAACCATCTGATTCACATCCTCCGACGCAACCTGAACGTGCAAATTCTGCTGTTCAACAATCAGATTTATGGCCTGACGAAAGGTCAATACAGCCCTACTTCAGAGGAGGGCAAAGTTACCAAAAGCTCGCCTTATGGTTCTATCGATCATCCCTTCAATCCCGTAGCCCTGGCGCTAGGCGCGGATGCCACGTTTGTGGCCCGCTCCATGGACCGCGACACCAAACACCTTCAGGCCATCCTGCGCCGCGCCCATGATCATCGCGGGGCCGCCTTTGTCGAAATCTACCAGAACTGCAATATCTTCAATGACGGGGCCTTCTTCCAGTTTACCGAGCGCGACACCAAACCCCATCGCGCTCTGTTTCTGGAGCATGGCCAGCCACTCATCTTCGACGAAGGTCGCAAGGGCATCCGGCTCGATGGCTTTCAGCCAGAGGTGATCGACCTGACCGACGATCGCTGGTCGGTGAATGATTGTCTCGTCTATGACGAAACCAACCGCGAACTGGCCCACATCATGGCCCGAATCTTCTTCCGGCCCGATCTGCCCCAACCTTTCGGCGTCTTTTACCGAGAGGAGCGTCCTACCTACGAAGACCTGCTTCACCAGCAGATCAAGGAGGTTACTGCGCGCAAAGGGAAAGGCGACCTTCAGGCCCTGCTTCAAAGCGGCGACACCTGGGTCATTGAGCCTGAACCGGCTGAAGAATCTGCGTGA
- a CDS encoding PA0069 family radical SAM protein has product MKQPQVSQQNEPEAPRLAPRGRGAAFNPSGRFEPRHLIPDPEALAREPAPYRLPTTIVEEHARSALARNNSPDIPFTFSLNPYRGCEHGCAYCYARPYHEYLGFSAGLDFETKIVVKRNIAHLLEQTLRRPSWKPQPIALSGATDPYQPLERQLQLTRACLEVLLRYRNPVVIVTKNALIRRDLDLLTEMARRELVFVWISVTSLQEEITACLEPRTARPALRLRTIETLSQAGIPVGVLAAPVIPGLTDEELPAILKAATHAGARWAGYTVLRLPGAVRTIFLDALQRHFPNRYNRVIRRLKAIRGPSLNDTAPGRRLHGAGKEAELLAQLFMLSCRRLGLNHTPPVLRTDHFCRPGNQRSLFEQTDGRPSAPYHPDSL; this is encoded by the coding sequence GTGAAACAGCCACAGGTCTCTCAGCAAAATGAGCCGGAAGCGCCGCGTCTAGCTCCCCGGGGACGGGGCGCCGCCTTTAATCCGTCCGGTCGCTTTGAGCCGCGCCATCTGATCCCCGATCCGGAGGCGCTTGCCCGGGAACCGGCTCCTTACCGACTGCCCACTACCATCGTAGAAGAACACGCGCGCTCGGCACTGGCCCGCAACAACAGCCCGGACATTCCCTTCACGTTTAGCCTGAATCCCTATCGGGGCTGCGAACATGGCTGCGCCTACTGCTACGCCCGCCCCTACCATGAATACCTGGGATTCTCGGCCGGACTGGACTTTGAAACAAAAATTGTGGTCAAACGCAACATCGCCCACCTGCTGGAACAAACGCTCCGGCGCCCTTCCTGGAAACCGCAGCCTATTGCGCTTTCTGGCGCGACCGATCCCTATCAGCCTCTGGAGCGTCAGTTGCAGCTAACCCGTGCCTGCCTGGAAGTTCTGCTGCGCTACCGCAATCCGGTGGTCATCGTGACCAAAAACGCGCTCATCCGGCGCGACCTGGACCTGCTTACCGAGATGGCCCGCCGGGAACTGGTGTTCGTATGGATCTCGGTCACCAGCCTGCAAGAAGAGATCACTGCCTGCTTAGAGCCTCGGACAGCCCGTCCTGCGCTTCGCCTGCGCACCATCGAAACGCTGAGCCAGGCAGGCATACCTGTCGGCGTGCTGGCAGCCCCTGTAATTCCGGGCTTGACCGATGAGGAACTGCCTGCGATCTTGAAAGCAGCTACGCACGCAGGTGCCCGATGGGCAGGCTACACCGTGCTCCGTCTTCCCGGTGCCGTACGCACCATCTTTCTGGATGCGCTTCAGCGCCACTTCCCGAATCGGTACAACCGGGTTATCCGGCGCCTTAAGGCCATACGAGGCCCCTCGCTTAACGACACAGCGCCAGGTCGTCGCCTGCATGGAGCCGGCAAAGAAGCGGAACTGCTGGCGCAGCTCTTTATGCTGAGCTGTCGGCGCCTGGGCCTTAATCACACGCCTCCTGTCTTACGCACCGACCACTTCTGCCGCCCGGGAAACCAACGCTCGCTTTTTGAACAAACAGACGGACGACCTTCTGCTCCGTACCATCCTGATTCGCTTTGA
- a CDS encoding DoxX family protein translates to MLQDPAQRRDLGLLILRIGLGLTFVFIHGGPKLIGGPERWARVGRAMEVFGIDFAPTFWGLIAALSEFVGGGLLLMLGLFFPWALVPPALTLLVAALGHMTGLISGTPWYALEMLVVFVGLMLTGPGRYSLDARLRRSTETAP, encoded by the coding sequence ATGCTGCAAGATCCGGCACAGCGTCGTGACCTAGGCCTGCTAATCCTGCGAATCGGACTGGGCCTGACGTTCGTGTTCATCCACGGAGGGCCTAAGCTGATAGGAGGACCAGAGCGATGGGCCCGCGTGGGCCGCGCCATGGAAGTATTCGGGATCGACTTTGCCCCGACGTTCTGGGGCCTGATCGCTGCCCTCTCGGAGTTCGTGGGAGGCGGACTGTTGCTCATGCTGGGGCTGTTCTTCCCCTGGGCGCTGGTGCCTCCGGCGCTCACGCTACTGGTTGCCGCTCTGGGGCACATGACCGGACTGATCTCTGGCACTCCCTGGTATGCCCTGGAAATGTTGGTCGTGTTCGTTGGACTGATGCTGACCGGCCCAGGCCGCTACAGCCTCGACGCACGCCTTCGACGATCAACGGAAACGGCACCATAG
- a CDS encoding dipeptidase produces MMRCASLLMLLVLACRAQTPALPRLPADTLRAEDGGAVALPPARYHALVRLDSLWARVLPLHYRTLIFDGHVDTPTRMRQGFDFGRRHRRADGHVDLPRMFEGGLDAAFFSIYVPAAYGEGAAAVRYARRLIAEVRRQVAAHADRVALAYTAADVLRLTRSGRKAILLGLEGGHALAGSVDTLRALYEAGIRYVTLTHVNTNSLADASQDRPKWNGLSEKGRQIVREMNRLGLLIDLSHTSDATFFDVLDLTEAPVILSHSSMRALVPAVRNVSDEMLRALARNGGVVLINFFDALVNPHLTADVYAEAERRTGGNLRQLWNAVYAIRRERGLPGATLEDVLDHIDHAVQVAGIDHVGLGSDFDGVFDLPDGLEDVTRLPWITYGLYRRGYTEAEIQKILGGNLLRVLAEVERVAARLQAMEAGSGAD; encoded by the coding sequence ATGATGCGCTGCGCATCCCTGCTGATGCTCCTCGTGCTGGCCTGCCGGGCGCAAACGCCTGCCTTGCCCCGGCTCCCCGCCGACACGCTGCGAGCTGAAGACGGCGGTGCGGTGGCTCTGCCCCCTGCTCGCTACCACGCCCTGGTACGTCTGGACTCCCTGTGGGCCCGGGTGCTTCCTCTTCATTACCGCACGTTGATTTTCGATGGCCACGTCGACACGCCGACGCGCATGCGGCAGGGCTTCGACTTTGGCCGCCGCCACCGCCGCGCCGATGGGCACGTGGACCTGCCTCGCATGTTTGAGGGTGGCCTGGATGCGGCCTTCTTTTCGATTTACGTGCCCGCTGCCTATGGGGAAGGTGCCGCCGCCGTCCGCTATGCCCGTCGCCTGATTGCCGAAGTGCGCCGCCAGGTGGCCGCGCATGCCGACCGCGTCGCCCTCGCCTATACTGCCGCCGACGTGCTGCGTCTTACGCGAAGCGGTCGCAAAGCCATCCTGCTGGGCCTTGAAGGTGGCCACGCCCTGGCAGGCTCTGTAGATACGCTCCGCGCCCTCTATGAAGCCGGCATCCGCTACGTCACGCTCACCCATGTCAACACGAACAGCCTGGCCGACGCCTCGCAGGATCGCCCAAAGTGGAACGGCCTGAGCGAAAAGGGACGCCAGATCGTCCGCGAAATGAACCGCCTGGGCCTGCTCATTGACCTGTCCCACACTTCCGACGCCACGTTTTTCGACGTGCTGGACCTTACGGAAGCGCCGGTCATCCTTTCCCATTCTTCCATGCGGGCCCTGGTACCTGCCGTGCGGAACGTCAGCGATGAAATGCTTCGGGCGCTGGCCCGCAACGGCGGCGTCGTGCTCATCAATTTCTTCGACGCCCTGGTCAACCCCCACCTGACGGCCGACGTCTATGCCGAAGCCGAGCGCCGCACCGGAGGCAATCTGCGCCAGCTCTGGAATGCCGTCTATGCGATCCGACGCGAGCGAGGCCTGCCGGGCGCCACACTCGAAGACGTACTCGACCACATCGACCACGCGGTGCAGGTGGCCGGCATCGACCACGTGGGCCTGGGCTCAGACTTCGATGGGGTATTCGACCTGCCTGACGGACTGGAAGACGTAACGCGCCTGCCCTGGATCACGTACGGCCTTTACCGCCGCGGCTATACGGAAGCGGAGATCCAGAAAATCCTGGGCGGCAACCTGCTGCGCGTGCTGGCCGAAGTCGAACGCGTTGCCGCGCGCCTGCAAGCTATGGAAGCCGGATCAGGCGCCGACTGA
- a CDS encoding endonuclease/exonuclease/phosphatase family protein — translation MKRCACVLLLGWAVSAWAQIPSVGTATTLEVATWNVEWFGDPDHGPADEARQQANVCAVIAQSGIDLWALQEVSDPAAFQALLDSLGSDYEGVLAETAAPGVTQRIAFVYHRNVVQLRRVRQILTDFAKAFAYRPPLLLEATVQLPDTAVIITFITLHMKAGRDLSDYNRRRDAAQRLKSQLDLLYGNRPIVVLGDWNDELHGSIITGLPSPYEAFRADADHYRFLTETLDAADVPTWCGNNLTCWTGSTIDHILITDELFDAYEEGSAARFSALLEAIPGFVFSTSDHLPVYARFRFGGTTAVEVRSAQPAALQLYPHPVRDRATLIWNGRGAPATIRIWDVLGRLVRRWKRPAGTGPQRFEMELSGLAAGMYWVEVETAGQRVSRRLIRLP, via the coding sequence ATGAAACGCTGCGCATGCGTCCTGCTGCTCGGCTGGGCTGTTTCGGCATGGGCGCAAATTCCATCGGTCGGGACGGCCACGACGCTGGAGGTGGCCACCTGGAACGTCGAATGGTTCGGGGATCCTGATCATGGCCCAGCAGATGAGGCGCGCCAGCAGGCGAACGTTTGCGCCGTCATTGCGCAGAGCGGTATTGACCTGTGGGCCCTGCAGGAGGTAAGTGATCCGGCCGCCTTTCAGGCGCTACTCGACAGCCTGGGCAGCGACTACGAGGGCGTGCTGGCTGAAACCGCGGCGCCAGGTGTAACGCAACGGATCGCATTTGTTTACCACCGCAACGTAGTGCAGCTCCGCCGCGTCCGGCAGATCCTGACGGATTTTGCCAAGGCGTTTGCCTACCGGCCGCCGCTGCTCCTGGAAGCCACGGTGCAGTTGCCCGACACGGCCGTCATCATCACCTTCATCACGCTGCACATGAAGGCAGGACGCGATCTGTCGGACTACAACCGACGCCGGGATGCCGCACAACGGCTTAAAAGCCAGCTCGACCTGCTCTATGGAAACCGTCCCATTGTGGTGCTGGGCGACTGGAACGATGAATTGCACGGCTCTATTATCACCGGCCTTCCCTCACCCTACGAAGCGTTCCGCGCCGACGCCGACCATTATCGCTTCCTCACCGAAACGCTCGATGCAGCCGACGTGCCCACCTGGTGTGGCAACAACCTGACCTGTTGGACGGGCTCCACCATCGACCACATCCTGATCACCGACGAGCTGTTCGATGCCTATGAGGAAGGTTCGGCGGCGCGCTTTTCGGCCTTGCTGGAGGCCATTCCCGGATTTGTGTTTTCCACCTCCGATCATCTGCCGGTCTACGCACGCTTTCGCTTTGGTGGAACGACAGCGGTGGAAGTCCGAAGCGCACAGCCGGCTGCGCTCCAGCTCTATCCCCATCCGGTGCGAGACCGGGCTACGCTGATCTGGAACGGACGCGGCGCACCGGCCACGATCCGGATATGGGACGTGCTTGGACGGCTGGTGCGCCGGTGGAAGCGACCCGCGGGCACCGGGCCGCAGCGATTCGAGATGGAGCTGAGCGGACTGGCGGCCGGGATGTACTGGGTTGAAGTGGAGACGGCGGGGCAGCGCGTCAGTCGGCGCCTGATCCGGCTTCCATAG